One stretch of Streptomyces sp. NBC_01363 DNA includes these proteins:
- a CDS encoding helix-turn-helix domain-containing protein — MTQGSTDTASAHPLPAPKERRRLREAKSLSEEQVATAVGVTRATVRSWETGRTTPRGRKREAYARLINGGRTNPQATPPSARTKPAAPNTRPKAAVKRAARPTAPTSVARLSKPVTSTKPPSRPPAPVEATGSTAMAPTEPGTTPDPPDASGASATHGAPMASAAPASNGVSAMPESGPGAEAAGLSPAEAFDALYQHSAAGLFRQTFLLTGRRSLSRESVARAYALAWERWPEVAVDRDPVGWVRAAAYEYAMSPWHRLRRAHRRLDPPPAEPGARALLDALLELPPSYRRTLLLYDGVGLDLPETAAETEASTPAAAGRLTNARAAVAERLPELAEPSTPTEQSALLNERLGTLASAQRAESLPSPLVIRTDSERKAQLWTRAAVSFTVLIIGLTLFTLATAPTRYETPESPAQQVGGVPPRGGPQKLTPQDLKLQKQLHGELVRGPARLTPEAG, encoded by the coding sequence ATGACGCAGGGTTCGACCGACACGGCCTCTGCTCACCCGCTCCCCGCCCCCAAGGAGCGGCGCAGACTGCGTGAGGCGAAGTCACTGAGTGAAGAGCAGGTCGCGACGGCCGTGGGCGTCACCCGTGCGACGGTCCGGTCCTGGGAGACCGGCCGCACCACGCCCCGGGGGCGGAAACGCGAGGCATACGCCAGGCTGATCAACGGTGGCCGGACGAACCCTCAGGCCACGCCACCGAGCGCCCGGACCAAACCGGCCGCTCCGAACACCCGGCCGAAGGCCGCCGTCAAACGTGCGGCCCGCCCGACGGCACCGACGTCGGTCGCGAGGCTGTCCAAGCCGGTGACGTCCACGAAACCGCCATCGCGTCCGCCGGCCCCCGTCGAAGCCACCGGGAGCACCGCCATGGCCCCGACCGAGCCCGGCACCACCCCCGATCCGCCCGACGCCTCCGGCGCGTCCGCCACCCATGGCGCACCGATGGCATCGGCTGCCCCCGCCTCCAATGGCGTATCCGCGATGCCCGAATCGGGCCCGGGGGCCGAAGCCGCCGGGCTCTCCCCCGCCGAGGCATTCGATGCCCTGTACCAACACTCCGCCGCCGGCCTCTTCCGCCAGACGTTTCTGCTGACCGGGCGCCGGAGCCTCTCCCGGGAGTCCGTGGCGCGGGCCTACGCGCTGGCCTGGGAGCGCTGGCCGGAGGTCGCGGTGGACCGGGACCCGGTGGGCTGGGTGCGGGCCGCCGCGTACGAGTACGCCATGTCGCCGTGGCACCGCCTGCGCCGCGCCCATCGCCGGCTCGACCCGCCGCCGGCCGAACCGGGTGCGCGCGCCCTGCTCGACGCGCTGCTCGAACTGCCGCCCTCCTACCGCCGCACCCTGCTGCTCTACGACGGCGTCGGCCTGGATCTGCCGGAGACGGCGGCGGAGACGGAGGCGAGCACCCCGGCGGCGGCGGGCCGGTTGACGAACGCCCGCGCCGCGGTCGCCGAGCGGCTGCCCGAGCTGGCGGAGCCCTCGACGCCCACCGAGCAGTCGGCGCTCCTGAACGAGCGGCTCGGCACGCTCGCGTCGGCCCAGCGCGCCGAATCGCTCCCCTCGCCCCTCGTGATCCGCACGGACAGCGAGCGCAAGGCCCAGCTGTGGACCCGGGCGGCCGTCTCCTTCACGGTGCTGATCATCGGCCTGACGCTGTTCACGCTGGCGACGGCCCCGACCCGGTACGAAACGCCGGAGTCACCCGCCCAGCAGGTCGGCGGGGTACCTCCGCGAGGTGGTCCGCAGAAGCTGACGCCGCAGGACCTGAAGCTGCAGAAGCAGCTCCACGGCGAGCTCGTACGGGGTCCGGCACGGCTGACCCCCGAGGCCGGCTGA
- the sucD gene encoding succinate--CoA ligase subunit alpha yields the protein MAIFLTKDSKVIVQGMTGATGMKHTKLMLGDGTNVVGGVNPRKAGTSVDFDGTEVPVFGSVAEAMEKTGANVSVLFVPPAFAKAAVVEAIDAEIPLAVVITEGIAVHDSAAFWAYAGSKGNKTRIIGPNCPGLITPGQSNAGIIPGDITKPGRIGLVSKSGTLTYQMMYELRDIGFSSAVGIGGDPVIGTTHIDALAAFEADPETDLIVMIGEIGGDAEERAADFIKANVTKPVVGYVAGFTAPEGKTMGHAGAIVSGSSGTAQAKKEALEAAGVKVGKTPTETAKLAREILGA from the coding sequence ATGGCAATCTTCCTCACCAAGGACAGCAAGGTCATCGTCCAGGGGATGACCGGTGCCACCGGCATGAAGCACACCAAGCTCATGCTCGGTGACGGCACCAACGTCGTCGGCGGCGTGAACCCGCGCAAGGCCGGCACCTCCGTCGACTTCGACGGCACCGAGGTACCCGTCTTCGGCTCCGTCGCCGAGGCGATGGAGAAGACCGGCGCGAACGTGTCCGTCCTCTTCGTGCCGCCGGCCTTCGCGAAGGCCGCCGTCGTCGAGGCGATCGACGCCGAGATCCCCCTCGCGGTCGTCATCACCGAGGGCATCGCCGTCCACGACTCGGCCGCCTTCTGGGCGTACGCCGGTTCGAAGGGCAACAAGACCCGGATCATCGGCCCGAACTGCCCCGGCCTGATCACCCCCGGCCAGTCCAACGCCGGCATCATCCCGGGCGACATCACCAAGCCCGGCCGCATCGGTCTCGTGTCCAAGTCCGGCACGCTGACCTACCAGATGATGTACGAGCTCCGTGACATCGGCTTCTCGTCCGCCGTCGGCATCGGTGGCGACCCGGTCATCGGTACGACGCACATCGACGCCCTCGCGGCGTTCGAGGCCGACCCCGAGACCGACCTGATCGTGATGATCGGCGAGATCGGCGGCGACGCCGAGGAGCGTGCGGCCGACTTCATCAAGGCCAACGTCACCAAGCCGGTCGTCGGCTACGTCGCGGGCTTCACCGCCCCCGAGGGCAAGACCATGGGCCACGCCGGCGCCATCGTCTCCGGCTCCTCCGGCACCGCCCAGGCGAAGAAGGAGGCCCTCGAGGCCGCCGGCGTCAAGGTCGGCAAGACGCCGACCGAGACCGCCAAGCTGGCCCGCGAGATCCTCGGCGCCTGA
- the sucC gene encoding ADP-forming succinate--CoA ligase subunit beta — translation MDLFEYQARDLFAKHGVPVLAGEVIDTPEAAREATERLGGKSVVKAQVKVGGRGKAGGVKLAATPDEAVARATDILGMDIKGHTVHKVMIAETAPEILEEYYVSYLLDRTNRTFLAMASVQGGMDIEEVAEKTPEALAKVPVNAVDGVDIEKAREIVAQAKFPAEVAEKVAEVLVTLWDTFVAEDALLVEVNPLAKVASGDILALDGKVSLDENADFRQPEHEALEDKAAANPLEAAAKAKNLNYVKLDGEVGIIGNGAGLVMSTLDVVAYAGENHGNVKPANFLDIGGGASAEVMANGLEIILGDPDVKSVFVNVFGGITACDEVANGIVQALALLKSKGEEVTKPLVVRLDGNNAELGRKILSDANHPLVQRVDTMDGAADKAAELAAAAK, via the coding sequence GTGGACCTGTTCGAGTACCAGGCGAGGGACCTCTTCGCCAAGCACGGTGTACCGGTGCTGGCCGGTGAAGTCATCGACACGCCTGAGGCAGCCCGCGAGGCGACCGAGCGGCTGGGCGGCAAGTCTGTCGTCAAGGCGCAGGTGAAGGTCGGCGGCCGCGGCAAGGCCGGCGGCGTCAAGCTGGCCGCCACCCCCGACGAGGCGGTCGCCCGCGCGACCGACATCCTCGGCATGGACATCAAGGGCCACACGGTCCACAAGGTGATGATCGCCGAGACCGCGCCGGAGATTCTTGAGGAGTACTACGTCTCGTACCTCCTCGACCGCACCAACCGCACCTTCCTGGCCATGGCCTCGGTGCAGGGCGGCATGGACATCGAGGAGGTCGCGGAGAAGACCCCCGAGGCCCTCGCGAAGGTCCCGGTCAACGCCGTCGACGGCGTCGACATCGAGAAGGCCCGCGAGATCGTCGCCCAGGCGAAGTTCCCGGCCGAGGTCGCAGAGAAGGTCGCCGAGGTCCTGGTGACGCTGTGGGACACCTTCGTCGCCGAGGACGCGCTCCTCGTCGAGGTGAACCCGCTCGCCAAGGTCGCCTCCGGCGACATCCTCGCGCTGGACGGCAAGGTGTCTCTCGACGAGAACGCCGACTTCCGTCAGCCCGAGCACGAGGCTCTCGAGGACAAGGCCGCAGCCAACCCGCTCGAGGCTGCCGCCAAGGCCAAGAACCTCAACTACGTCAAGCTGGACGGCGAGGTCGGCATCATCGGCAACGGCGCCGGTCTGGTCATGTCGACCCTGGACGTCGTCGCGTACGCCGGTGAGAACCACGGCAACGTGAAGCCCGCCAACTTCCTCGACATCGGTGGCGGCGCCTCCGCCGAGGTCATGGCGAACGGCCTGGAGATCATCCTCGGCGACCCGGACGTCAAGTCCGTCTTCGTCAACGTCTTCGGTGGCATCACCGCGTGCGACGAGGTCGCCAACGGCATCGTCCAGGCGCTCGCGCTGCTCAAGTCCAAGGGCGAGGAAGTCACCAAGCCGCTGGTCGTGCGCCTCGACGGCAACAACGCGGAGCTGGGTCGCAAGATCCTTTCCGACGCCAACCACCCGCTGGTTCAGCGCGTGGACACCATGGACGGCGCGGCCGACAAGGCCGCCGAGCTCGCCGCGGCTGCGAAGTAA
- a CDS encoding VWA domain-containing protein produces MTTTTTTITDTVGTTPHPAHTPPQTDTASPAHTGPPSSPPSGPANDERLRRWRLVLGADSAEGTGRTLTGRDAAMDGALTALYGDGGRPGSRGRNSRSAGLGASAPSVARWLGDIRTYFPSSVVQVMQRDAIDRLGLAALLLEPEMLEAVEADVHLVGTLLSLNKAMPETTKETARAVVRKVVEDLEKRLATRTRATLTGALDRSAKINRPRHHDIDWDRTIRANLKNYLPEYGTVVPERLIGYGRAARSVKKDVILCIDQSGSMAASVVHASVFGAVLASMQTLRTRLVVFDTAVVDLTDQLDDPVDVLFGTQLGGGTDINRALAHCQSRITRPADTVVVLISDLYEGGIRNEMLKRVAAMKASGVQFVTLLALSDEGTPAYDRDHAAALGALGAPAFACTPDLFPEVMAAAIEKRPLPVPDKEAGR; encoded by the coding sequence ATGACCACGACCACGACCACGATCACGGACACGGTCGGCACCACACCGCACCCGGCGCACACACCACCCCAGACCGACACCGCGTCCCCGGCGCACACCGGCCCGCCGTCCAGCCCGCCGTCCGGCCCGGCGAACGACGAGCGGCTGCGCCGGTGGCGGCTGGTCCTGGGCGCGGACAGCGCGGAGGGCACCGGCCGCACCCTCACCGGCCGCGACGCCGCGATGGACGGCGCGCTGACCGCGCTGTACGGCGACGGAGGCAGGCCCGGCAGCCGGGGCCGAAACAGCCGCTCGGCCGGACTCGGGGCCTCCGCCCCCTCGGTGGCCCGCTGGCTCGGCGACATCCGCACGTACTTCCCCAGCTCCGTCGTCCAGGTCATGCAGCGCGACGCGATCGACCGGCTCGGTCTCGCCGCACTGCTCCTCGAACCGGAGATGCTGGAGGCCGTCGAGGCCGACGTCCATCTCGTGGGCACGCTCCTCTCGCTCAACAAGGCCATGCCCGAGACGACGAAGGAGACCGCGAGAGCGGTCGTGCGCAAGGTCGTCGAGGATCTGGAGAAGCGGCTCGCCACCCGCACCCGGGCCACGCTCACCGGCGCGCTGGACCGTTCGGCGAAGATCAACCGGCCCCGTCACCACGACATCGACTGGGACCGCACCATCCGGGCCAACCTCAAGAACTACCTCCCCGAGTACGGCACCGTCGTCCCCGAACGGCTAATCGGCTACGGGCGGGCCGCCCGATCCGTGAAGAAGGACGTGATCCTCTGCATCGACCAGTCGGGGTCGATGGCCGCCTCCGTCGTCCACGCCTCCGTCTTCGGCGCCGTGCTCGCCTCCATGCAAACCCTGCGGACCAGGCTCGTCGTCTTCGACACGGCGGTGGTCGACCTCACCGACCAGCTCGACGACCCCGTGGACGTACTCTTCGGCACCCAACTCGGCGGCGGCACCGACATCAATCGCGCGCTCGCCCACTGCCAGTCGAGGATCACCCGCCCCGCCGACACCGTGGTCGTGCTCATCAGCGACCTCTACGAGGGCGGAATACGCAACGAGATGCTGAAGCGGGTCGCCGCGATGAAGGCCTCCGGCGTGCAGTTCGTGACGCTGCTCGCGCTGTCCGACGAGGGCACGCCCGCCTACGACCGCGACCACGCGGCGGCACTCGGGGCTCTGGGCGCACCGGCCTTCGCGTGCACCCCCGACCTCTTCCCGGAGGTGATGGCGGCGGCCATCGAGAAGCGGCCGCTTCCCGTACCGGACAAGGAGGCCGGCCGGTGA
- a CDS encoding DUF5682 family protein — translation MTRAERPAGPLLLGVRHHGPGSARAVRAALDAARPRAVLVEGPPEADALLPLAADERMRPPVALLAHAVDDPGQAAFWPLAAFSPEWVAIRWALERGVPVRFIDLPAANSLAMTQAAEREAGDGGGSEGGAEGGGADTGAKGEGAPDTGGSAARGPIDPIGVLAEAAGYDDPERWWEDVVEHRTRDGEAVDPREPFTALAEAMTALREVYGDGGHPRDAVREAHMRIQLRKAGKEFGDDIAVVCGAWHVPALGTRTTLAADRALLKGLPKVKAELTWVPWSHRRLARHSGYGAGIDSPGWYGHLFDAPDRPIERWMTKVAGLMRDEDRFVSSAHVIEAVRLADSLAAMRGRPLAGLGETTDAIRAVMCEGSDVPLALVQDRLIVGETLGRVPDTAPAVPLQRDLTRQQRTLRLKPEALERELELDLRKDNDAARSRLLHRLRVLAVGWGKPAEGRASTGTFRESWRLRWEPELYVQVAEAGTWGTTVLSAATAKARSQAASATALAEVTALAEQCLLAELPDALPVVMRALADRAALDADVGHLADALPALARTLRYGDVRSTDTAALGEVAAGLAERICVGLPPACTGLDADGADELRGRMDGVHAAIGLLTGAAQADAGPDADGLRERWTAVLHRLAARDTVAGGIRGRATRLLLDEGRLAEDDAARLMGLALSPGTPPADAAAWIEGFVGGAAGGGMLLVHDERLLGLVDAWLTGVPADLFADVLPLLRRTFSAYEAGVRRTLGELVGRGPAAGGPVATGAGTGSGTTTGGFGPGLDEARADAVEPVLRLLLGLHHDSGPDGDGPSGQAGRATDAKEPLGATG, via the coding sequence ATGACCCGGGCCGAACGTCCTGCGGGACCGCTGCTGCTGGGGGTGCGGCACCACGGACCGGGCTCGGCCCGCGCCGTCCGCGCGGCGCTGGATGCCGCCCGCCCGCGGGCCGTGCTCGTCGAAGGGCCCCCGGAGGCCGACGCACTGCTGCCGCTGGCCGCCGACGAGCGGATGCGGCCACCGGTCGCGCTGCTCGCCCATGCCGTCGACGACCCGGGGCAGGCGGCGTTCTGGCCGCTGGCGGCGTTCTCGCCCGAGTGGGTCGCGATCCGCTGGGCCCTCGAGCGCGGCGTTCCGGTCCGGTTCATCGACCTGCCCGCGGCGAATTCCCTGGCCATGACGCAGGCCGCGGAACGCGAAGCGGGCGACGGCGGGGGCAGCGAAGGAGGCGCGGAAGGCGGAGGAGCGGACACCGGGGCGAAGGGGGAGGGCGCGCCCGATACGGGTGGCTCGGCCGCGCGGGGCCCGATCGACCCCATCGGCGTGCTCGCCGAGGCGGCGGGCTACGACGACCCGGAGCGCTGGTGGGAGGACGTCGTCGAGCACCGCACCCGGGACGGCGAAGCCGTCGACCCGCGGGAGCCGTTCACCGCGCTCGCCGAGGCGATGACCGCCCTGCGCGAGGTGTACGGCGACGGCGGCCACCCCCGTGACGCCGTCCGGGAGGCCCATATGCGCATTCAACTGCGCAAGGCCGGAAAGGAGTTCGGTGACGACATCGCGGTCGTCTGCGGTGCCTGGCACGTACCCGCGCTCGGTACGAGGACCACACTCGCCGCCGACCGCGCCCTGCTCAAGGGACTGCCCAAGGTCAAGGCCGAGCTGACCTGGGTGCCCTGGTCGCACCGGCGGCTCGCCCGGCACAGCGGTTACGGGGCGGGCATCGACTCGCCCGGCTGGTACGGACACCTCTTCGACGCCCCGGACCGCCCGATCGAGCGATGGATGACGAAGGTCGCCGGACTCATGCGCGACGAGGACCGGTTCGTGTCGTCCGCGCATGTCATCGAGGCCGTCCGGCTCGCCGACAGCCTCGCCGCCATGCGTGGTCGCCCGCTCGCCGGACTGGGCGAGACGACCGACGCGATCCGGGCCGTGATGTGCGAGGGCTCCGACGTGCCGCTCGCGCTCGTACAGGACCGGCTGATCGTCGGCGAGACCCTCGGCCGAGTGCCGGACACCGCCCCCGCCGTGCCCCTCCAGCGCGACCTCACCCGCCAACAGCGCACGCTCCGGCTCAAACCGGAGGCGCTGGAGCGGGAGTTGGAGCTCGACCTGCGCAAGGACAACGACGCGGCCCGCAGCCGACTGCTCCACCGGCTGCGCGTCCTCGCCGTCGGCTGGGGCAAGCCCGCCGAAGGCCGGGCGAGCACCGGCACCTTCCGGGAGAGCTGGCGGCTGCGCTGGGAACCCGAGCTGTACGTACAGGTCGCGGAGGCCGGGACCTGGGGCACCACCGTGCTCTCCGCGGCGACCGCCAAGGCCAGGTCGCAGGCCGCTTCGGCGACCGCACTCGCCGAGGTCACGGCACTCGCCGAGCAGTGCCTCCTCGCGGAACTGCCCGACGCGCTCCCCGTCGTGATGCGGGCCCTCGCCGACCGCGCCGCGCTCGACGCCGATGTGGGCCATCTCGCCGACGCCCTGCCCGCCCTCGCCCGCACCCTGCGCTACGGCGACGTGCGGTCCACGGACACCGCGGCACTCGGCGAGGTCGCGGCCGGGCTCGCCGAACGGATCTGCGTCGGACTGCCACCCGCCTGCACCGGGCTCGACGCCGACGGCGCCGACGAACTGCGCGGCCGGATGGACGGGGTCCACGCCGCGATCGGGCTGCTCACCGGCGCCGCACAGGCCGACGCCGGCCCGGACGCGGACGGACTGCGCGAGCGCTGGACAGCCGTACTGCACAGGCTCGCCGCCCGGGACACGGTCGCGGGAGGCATCCGGGGACGCGCGACCCGCCTGCTGCTCGACGAAGGACGGCTCGCGGAGGACGACGCGGCACGGCTGATGGGCCTGGCCCTCTCGCCCGGCACACCCCCGGCCGACGCCGCGGCGTGGATCGAGGGGTTCGTCGGCGGAGCCGCCGGCGGCGGCATGCTGCTCGTCCACGACGAGCGCCTGCTCGGCCTGGTCGACGCCTGGCTCACCGGGGTGCCCGCCGACCTCTTCGCCGACGTGCTGCCGCTGCTGCGGCGCACCTTCTCGGCGTACGAAGCGGGCGTACGGCGGACCCTGGGCGAGCTCGTGGGACGAGGCCCGGCCGCCGGGGGACCGGTAGCCACCGGCGCCGGCACGGGATCCGGGACGACAACAGGTGGATTCGGCCCGGGGCTCGACGAGGCCCGTGCCGACGCGGTCGAGCCGGTGCTGCGCCTGCTGCTCGGACTGCACCACGATTCGGGCCCGGACGGCGACGGCCCTTCCGGGCAGGCCGGGAGAGCCACGGACGCCAAGGAACCGCTGGGGGCAACAGGATGA
- a CDS encoding AAA family ATPase → MTVSETTAAVGVQALRPHAEDAFAHELKALAAADDRPRPARWKLSPWAVATYLLGGALPDGTVITPKYVGPRRLVEVAVTTLATDRALLLLGVPGTAKTWVSEHLAAAVSGDSTLLVQGTAGTPEEAVRYGWNYAQLLAHGPSRDALVPSPLMRAMSDGMTARIEELTRIPADVQDSLITILSEKTLPVPELGQEVQAVRGFNVIATANDRDRGVNELSSALRRRFNTVVLPLPATPEAEVDIVSRRVDQIGRSLDLPAAPDGTAEIRRVVTVFRELRDGVTADGRTKLKSPSGTLSTAEAISVVTNGLALAAHFGDGVLRPGDVAAGILGAVVRDPAADRVVWQEYLETVVRERDGWKDFYRACREVSA, encoded by the coding sequence ATGACCGTGTCCGAAACCACTGCCGCCGTCGGCGTACAGGCTCTCCGACCGCATGCCGAGGACGCCTTCGCCCATGAGCTGAAGGCCCTCGCCGCGGCCGACGACCGCCCGCGGCCCGCCCGTTGGAAGCTTTCCCCGTGGGCCGTCGCCACCTACCTGCTCGGTGGTGCCCTGCCGGACGGCACCGTGATCACACCGAAGTACGTGGGCCCGCGCCGTCTCGTCGAAGTCGCCGTGACCACGCTCGCCACCGATCGGGCCCTGTTGCTCCTCGGCGTCCCGGGCACCGCCAAGACCTGGGTCTCGGAGCACCTCGCCGCCGCCGTCAGCGGCGACTCGACGCTGCTCGTCCAGGGCACGGCGGGCACCCCGGAGGAGGCCGTCCGCTACGGGTGGAACTACGCGCAGCTGCTCGCGCACGGGCCCAGCCGCGACGCCCTGGTGCCCAGCCCGCTCATGCGCGCCATGTCCGACGGCATGACCGCGCGGATCGAGGAACTCACCCGTATCCCCGCCGATGTGCAGGACTCGCTCATCACGATCCTGTCGGAGAAGACGCTCCCCGTCCCCGAACTGGGACAGGAGGTCCAGGCGGTCCGCGGATTCAATGTCATCGCCACCGCCAACGACCGCGACCGCGGGGTCAACGAGCTGTCCAGCGCGTTGCGCCGACGGTTCAACACCGTCGTGCTCCCGCTGCCGGCCACGCCCGAGGCCGAGGTCGACATCGTCTCCCGGCGCGTCGACCAGATCGGTCGCTCGCTCGACCTCCCGGCCGCACCGGACGGCACGGCCGAGATCCGCCGCGTCGTCACCGTCTTCAGGGAACTGCGCGACGGAGTCACCGCCGACGGCCGCACCAAGCTCAAGTCCCCCTCGGGGACGCTGTCGACGGCCGAGGCGATCTCCGTCGTCACCAACGGCCTGGCCCTCGCCGCCCACTTCGGTGACGGGGTGCTGCGCCCCGGCGACGTGGCGGCGGGCATCCTCGGCGCGGTCGTCCGCGACCCCGCGGCCGACCGCGTGGTCTGGCAGGAGTATCTGGAGACGGTGGTCCGGGAGCGGGACGGGTGGAAGGACTTCTACCGCGCCTGCCGCGAGGTATCCGCATGA
- a CDS encoding SWIM zinc finger family protein, translating to MLLSHGGEPLRTAGPVARWTVEQVLALAPDDASRKAGSKLGSAGPWSGGGCDGSGAVWGLCKGSGSKPYRTAVDITGPAYKCSCPSRKFPCKHALGLLLVWASVESALPAGEVPDWAGEWLAGRREQSAGKAERAEKHAADGAPAAGPADPEAARRRAERRAERITGGAQELEERLADLLRGGLAAADQPGYGLWEETAARMVDAQAPGLAARVRELGSVPASGPGWPVRLLEECALLHLLDSAWLGIDRLPEPLAATVRTRVGLTAPAEGPPVRDHWLVLAQYDTPDGKIVARRIWLHGRDTGRTALLLSFGAAGRSPGLALPVGVTIDAELTPYPGAGRLRAELGRQFGVPSPAGTPPPGDSAASAIGAYGHALREDPWLDAWPVTLREVVPVPSGDGWQLMDAAGEAALPVAPPALSRPGLWKLVALSGGSPVTVFGECGHRGFDPFAAWSAEAGDDAASGTVPLI from the coding sequence ATGCTGCTATCTCACGGGGGAGAACCCTTGCGCACCGCCGGTCCGGTGGCGCGCTGGACGGTGGAGCAGGTACTGGCCCTCGCTCCGGACGATGCGTCACGCAAGGCGGGGAGCAAGCTCGGTTCGGCCGGTCCCTGGTCAGGCGGCGGGTGCGACGGTTCGGGGGCGGTGTGGGGGCTGTGCAAGGGGAGCGGGAGCAAGCCGTACCGGACGGCGGTCGACATCACCGGCCCCGCGTACAAGTGCAGTTGCCCCAGCCGGAAGTTCCCGTGCAAACACGCGCTGGGGCTGCTGCTGGTCTGGGCGTCGGTCGAATCGGCCCTGCCCGCGGGCGAGGTGCCGGACTGGGCCGGTGAGTGGCTGGCGGGGCGTCGCGAGCAGTCGGCCGGGAAGGCGGAGAGGGCGGAGAAGCACGCGGCGGACGGCGCCCCGGCCGCGGGCCCGGCCGATCCGGAGGCCGCCCGGCGGCGGGCCGAGCGCCGTGCCGAGCGGATCACCGGCGGCGCGCAGGAGCTGGAGGAGCGGCTGGCCGATCTGCTGCGCGGGGGGCTGGCGGCAGCCGATCAGCCGGGCTACGGGCTCTGGGAGGAGACGGCGGCCCGCATGGTCGACGCCCAGGCGCCCGGACTGGCCGCCAGGGTGCGGGAGCTGGGTTCCGTCCCGGCGTCCGGTCCGGGCTGGCCGGTGCGGCTGCTGGAGGAGTGTGCGCTGCTTCATCTGCTGGACAGCGCCTGGCTGGGGATCGACCGGCTGCCGGAACCACTGGCCGCCACGGTCCGCACGCGGGTGGGGCTGACGGCCCCCGCCGAGGGCCCGCCGGTCCGCGACCACTGGCTGGTCCTCGCGCAGTACGACACCCCGGACGGCAAGATCGTCGCGCGCCGCATCTGGCTGCACGGCAGGGACACGGGCCGCACGGCGCTGCTGCTCTCCTTCGGGGCGGCCGGGCGCTCCCCCGGGTTGGCACTGCCGGTGGGCGTCACGATCGACGCCGAGCTCACGCCCTATCCGGGTGCGGGCCGGCTGCGGGCGGAGCTGGGCAGGCAGTTCGGGGTGCCGTCGCCGGCCGGTACCCCTCCACCGGGTGACAGTGCAGCGTCAGCGATCGGCGCGTACGGACACGCCCTGCGGGAGGACCCCTGGCTGGACGCCTGGCCGGTGACACTGCGCGAGGTCGTGCCCGTGCCGTCCGGGGACGGCTGGCAACTGATGGACGCGGCGGGCGAAGCGGCTCTGCCCGTCGCCCCGCCGGCTCTGTCCCGGCCCGGTCTGTGGAAGCTCGTCGCGCTCTCCGGCGGCTCTCCGGTCACGGTCTTCGGCGAGTGCGGCCACCGCGGCTTCGACCCGTTCGCGGCCTGGTCAGCCGAAGCCGGTGACGACGCGGCGTCCGGGACCGTGCCGCTCATCTGA